The following are from one region of the Pocillopora verrucosa isolate sample1 chromosome 3, ASM3666991v2, whole genome shotgun sequence genome:
- the LOC131771862 gene encoding uncharacterized protein, which translates to MGTDGGLGKKQLTGVLRLKRYFGGNKTHGQQHQILRDRSKLCSVVTFEEISARHMDNISKSSEMAGCSSDKCSWKLRMTEENMNKGLLSEEIGNKWRGLARQLKFTEAVIDAIESEKGPSTNECCIAVIVRWTNQKGEDATVGKFAEALKKIGLRNVAEKLPCFLSSEEDDELGRNDSNQMESTIEKNWNHLKKERQQLQVRKQELENEKKDITKQLEDSLEEFNKQSQKLRSRIQELEEELFNVKQQLHETPQEGQEWKTRSLKLEKELAGIREDKSELDLAENFDNSAREDDFEDTRNSLAPGRGDTEGEIDAKLKDLDELLRKNVTSLLELPEIKEDKLKVSVTLDLLLRLSVSLQQLYTSVLSMVSECCKCSAEVKREFYDFAYYGLRAEHNDVVHRVEDLATTQEKMTDEDKKNFGKLQQLQTNRQREVDRLENLWRGLFSPPESLPECTHSDPCGATGKTCRSKKDLRRQCTNPGAKPKQIRPGEQKTSPETTKTASEDEKYEVCLKKSKKTTIKNIFKIKESEEKTCYLMSYSQRKHRDS; encoded by the exons ATGGGAACTGATGGTGGCCTTGGTAAGAAACAGCTG ACTGGAGTACTTAGACTGAAACGCTATTTTGGAGGAAACAAAACCCACGGACAACAACACCAAATACTCAGAGATAG ATCGAAGCTCTGCTCTGTTGTGACATTCGAAGAAATCA GTGCAAGACATATGGACAATATCAGTAAATCCTCAGAAATGG CAGGTTGTTCCAGCGACAAGTGCAGCTGGAAACTTCGGATGACAGAGGAAAATATGAATAAAGGTCTCTTATCTGAAGAGATTGGGAACAAGTGGAGAGGCCTGGCACGACAACTTAAGTTCACAGAAGCTGTCATTGACGCGATCGAGAGTGAGAAGGGCCCTTCTACTAACGAATGCTGCATTGCGGTCATTGTAAGGTGGACTAATCAGAAGGGAGAGGATGCTACAGTCGGAAAGTTTGCTGAAGCTTTAAAAAAGATAGGACTCAGGAACGTAGCTGAAAAACTTCCAT GTTTCTTGTCATCGGAAGAGGACGACGAATTAGGAAGAAACGACTCAAATCAA ATGGAGAGTACAATAGAGAAAAACTGGAACCATTTGAAAAAAGAG CGTCAACAATTGCAAGTGAGAAAGCAGGAGCtcgaaaatgaaaagaaggatATAACAAAACAGCTTGAAGACAGTTTAGAAGAG TTTAATAAACAGAGCCAGAAATTACGCTCAAGAATTCAAGAACTGGAGGAGGAACTGTTTAATGTAAAACAACAACTCCACGAAACTCCCCAAGAG GGTCAAGAGTGGAAGACCAGATCTTTAAAACTGGAAAAGGAGTTGGCTGGAATAAGAGAAGACAAGTCAGAACTG GATTTGGCCGAGAACTTCGATAATTCGGCCCGAGAGGATGATTTTGAAGATACCAGAAATTCTCTCGCACCAGGTCGAGGAGATACAGAGGGTGAAATCGACGCAAAGCTGAAAGACCTCGACGAGCTCCTTCGTAAAAATGTAACATCTTTATTGGAACTGCCAGAGATAAAAGAAGACAAACTGAAAGTTTCTGTCACGCTCGACCTTTTACTGAGACTCAGTGTAAGTCTACAGCAGTTGTACACCTCTGTCCTCTCCATGGTGTCTGAGTGTTGTAAATGCAGTGCGGAGGTGAAACGAGAGTTTTACGACTTTGCGTATTACGGTCTTAGAGCAGAACACAACGATGTGGTGCATCGAGTTGAGGATTTGGCAACGACACAAGAAAAAATGACCGACGAAGATAAAAAGAATTTTGGTAAACTCCAACAACTTCAAACCAATCGACAGAGAGAGGTTGATAGGCTGGAGAACCTGTGGAGGGGTCTATTCTCACCG CCTGAAAGTCTCCCTGAATGTACACACTCTGACCCTTGTGGAGCGACTGGAAAGACTTGTCGCTCTAAAAAG GACTTGAGACGACAATGTACAAACCCTGGCGCCAAACCCAAGCAGATCAGGCCAGGTGAACAGAAGACCAGCccagaaacaacaaaaacagcgaGCGAGGATGAGAAATACGAAGTGTGTTTAAAAAAG TCCAAAAAGACCACGATAAAGAATATTTTCAAGATaaaagaaagcgaagaaaagACGTGTTACCTAATGTCCTATTCACAAAGAAAGCACAGGGATTCTTGA